One segment of Nocardia farcinica DNA contains the following:
- the mqo gene encoding malate dehydrogenase (quinone) — MSATLGALLRRLQPEWSISLFERLDAAAAESSDPWNNAGTGHSALCELNYSPQRPDGSVDVSKAIDINERFQVSRQFWAYAVENGILGDPSRFINPIPHVSFVHGADDVQYLRKRYDALAPHPLFEGMEFIDSPDEFSRRLPLMAKGRDFSDPIALNWTDGGTDIDFGSLTKELLAYLGATGADLAFGHEVRNLSKESDGSWTVTVRNTRTRRTRTISAKFVFVGAGGGALPLLQKSGIKEIKGFAGFPVSGQFLRCTNPELIDKHEAKVYGKAAVGAPPMSVPHLDTRVINGKPGLLFGPYAGWTPKFLKDGSNADLFKSVRPGNIAPMLGVGVTELSLVKYLVSELLKSQAGKVYTMEEFIPRANGRDWELITAGQRVQIIRRKGVGGVLELGTAVIAAQDGTIAGLLGASPGASTCVTAMLDVLQRCFPREYADWTPRLREMIPSLGVKLSEDKALFHEVWDWTTKALHLSESNTPQAAGVGSAV; from the coding sequence AGCAGCGACCCGTGGAACAACGCGGGCACCGGCCACTCGGCACTGTGCGAGCTCAACTACAGCCCGCAGCGCCCCGACGGCTCGGTGGACGTGAGCAAGGCGATCGACATCAACGAGCGCTTTCAGGTCTCGCGGCAGTTCTGGGCCTACGCGGTGGAGAACGGCATCCTCGGTGATCCGTCCCGCTTCATCAACCCCATCCCGCACGTCAGCTTCGTGCACGGCGCCGACGACGTGCAGTACCTACGCAAGCGCTACGACGCGCTCGCGCCGCACCCGCTGTTCGAGGGCATGGAGTTCATCGACAGCCCCGACGAGTTCAGCCGCAGGCTGCCGCTGATGGCCAAGGGCCGCGACTTCTCCGACCCGATCGCGCTGAACTGGACCGACGGCGGCACCGACATCGACTTCGGTTCGCTCACCAAGGAACTGCTCGCCTACCTCGGCGCCACCGGCGCGGACCTGGCCTTCGGCCACGAGGTGCGCAACCTGTCCAAGGAGTCCGACGGCAGCTGGACGGTCACCGTGCGCAACACCCGTACCCGCCGGACCCGCACCATCTCGGCCAAGTTCGTCTTCGTCGGCGCGGGTGGCGGCGCGCTGCCGCTGCTGCAGAAGTCCGGCATCAAGGAGATCAAGGGCTTCGCCGGGTTCCCGGTCAGCGGCCAGTTCCTGCGCTGCACCAACCCCGAGCTGATCGACAAGCACGAAGCCAAGGTCTACGGCAAGGCCGCCGTGGGCGCGCCGCCGATGTCGGTGCCGCACCTGGACACCCGCGTCATCAACGGCAAGCCCGGCCTGCTGTTCGGCCCCTACGCGGGCTGGACCCCGAAGTTCCTCAAGGACGGCAGCAACGCCGACCTGTTCAAGTCGGTGCGCCCCGGCAACATCGCGCCCATGCTCGGCGTCGGCGTCACCGAGTTGTCGCTGGTGAAGTACCTGGTCTCGGAGCTGCTCAAGTCGCAGGCGGGCAAGGTCTACACGATGGAGGAGTTCATCCCGCGCGCCAACGGCCGCGACTGGGAACTCATCACCGCGGGCCAGCGCGTGCAGATCATCCGCCGCAAGGGCGTGGGTGGGGTGCTGGAGCTGGGCACCGCCGTCATCGCGGCCCAGGACGGCACCATCGCCGGTCTGCTCGGCGCCTCGCCGGGCGCGTCCACCTGCGTCACCGCCATGCTGGACGTGTTGCAGCGCTGCTTCCCGCGCGAATACGCCGACTGGACCCCGCGACTGCGCGAGATGATCCCCTCGCTCGGGGTGAAGCTGTCCGAGGACAAGGCCCTGTTCCACGAGGTGTGGGACTGGACGACCAAGGCGCTGCACCTGTCGGAGTCGAACACGCCGCAGGCGGCCGGGGTCGGTTCCGCCGTCTGA
- a CDS encoding GNAT family N-acetyltransferase, with translation MMSTVVLKRSWAADLDTATLYQLLKLRVEVFVVEQKCAYPELDGLDLLPETRHFWLDDEGEVICTLRLLEEHNDGVKSFRIGRLCTAPAARGHGYTTRLLQAALAEAGSATVRLNAQTYLVDMYAKHGFQPDGAEFVEDGIRHVPMRRG, from the coding sequence ATGATGTCGACAGTTGTTCTCAAACGTTCCTGGGCCGCGGATCTCGACACCGCCACCCTGTACCAGCTGTTGAAACTCCGCGTCGAAGTGTTCGTCGTCGAACAGAAGTGCGCGTACCCGGAGTTGGACGGGCTCGACCTGCTGCCGGAGACCCGCCACTTCTGGCTCGACGACGAGGGTGAGGTCATCTGCACCCTGCGCCTGCTCGAAGAGCACAACGACGGCGTCAAGTCCTTCCGCATCGGCCGCCTCTGCACCGCCCCCGCCGCCCGCGGCCACGGCTACACCACCCGCCTGCTCCAGGCCGCCCTCGCCGAGGCCGGTTCCGCCACCGTCCGCCTCAACGCCCAGACCTACCTCGTGGACATGTACGCCAAGCACGGCTTCCAGCCCGACGGCGCGGAATTCGTCGAAGACGGCATCCGCCACGTTCCCATGCGCCGCGGATAG
- the cobO gene encoding cob(I)yrinic acid a,c-diamide adenosyltransferase, translating into MPKGVPETVPDDGLTTRQRRNQPVLAVHTGPGKGKSTAAFGMALRAWNQGFDVAVFQFVKSAKWKVGEEAAFRTLGKLHEETGVGGPVQWHKMGEGWSWTRKHGSEEDHAAAALAGWREIARRLAAEEHRFYVLDEFTYPLKWGWVDVDEVVATLVDRPGNQHVVITGRDAPPALLEAADLVTEMTKVKHPMDAGRKGQRGIEW; encoded by the coding sequence ATGCCTAAGGGTGTGCCGGAGACGGTGCCCGACGACGGGCTGACCACGCGGCAGCGCCGCAACCAGCCGGTGCTGGCCGTGCACACCGGTCCGGGCAAGGGCAAATCCACCGCGGCTTTCGGGATGGCGTTGCGCGCCTGGAACCAGGGCTTCGATGTGGCGGTGTTCCAGTTCGTCAAGAGCGCCAAATGGAAGGTGGGGGAGGAGGCCGCCTTCCGCACGCTCGGAAAGCTGCACGAGGAGACCGGCGTCGGCGGCCCCGTGCAGTGGCACAAGATGGGCGAGGGCTGGTCCTGGACCCGCAAGCACGGCAGCGAGGAGGACCACGCCGCCGCCGCGCTGGCCGGGTGGCGGGAGATCGCGCGCAGACTCGCCGCCGAGGAGCACCGGTTCTACGTGCTCGACGAGTTCACCTATCCGCTCAAATGGGGCTGGGTCGACGTGGACGAGGTGGTCGCCACCCTGGTCGACCGGCCGGGCAACCAGCACGTGGTGATCACCGGCCGGGACGCGCCGCCCGCGCTGCTGGAGGCCGCCGACCTGGTGACCGAGATGACGAAGGTGAAGCATCCGATGGACGCGGGCCGCAAGGGCCAGCGGGGCATCGAGTGGTGA
- a CDS encoding cobyrinate a,c-diamide synthase produces the protein MNGPVPAVVVAAPASGSGKTTLATGLIGALRRAGHRVAPFKVGPDYIDPGYHGLAAGRPGRNLDPVLVGAERIAPLYRHGTAGCDLAVVEGVMGLFDGRIDEGDPAPVAEGSTAQVAGLLGAPVVLVVDARGHSQSLAALLHGFATFDSGVRLGGVILNRVGSERHEQVLRAACARVGLPVLGALPRMGALEVPSRHLGLIPAVEHGRAATDAVAAMTDLVAAHVDLGAVAALARCAVAEPAWDPADVVRTAPAGHRGTTDAQPAAADGPVIAMAGGAAFTFGYAEHRELLAAAGARVVVFDPLRDELPTGTAGLVLPGGFPEEHAAALAANTPLLTEVRERAAAGLPIHAECAGLLYLTRSLDGHALAGVVDAEAEFGPRLTLGYREAVALADSPLWQAGERVRGHEFHRTRLTTAVVDRPAWGWRDPAGATVREGLLTRRVHASYLHTHPAGNPSATVRFVAAAADHARMPR, from the coding sequence GTGAACGGCCCGGTCCCCGCGGTGGTCGTCGCCGCGCCCGCCTCGGGGAGCGGCAAGACCACGCTGGCCACCGGCTTGATCGGCGCGCTGCGCCGCGCCGGGCACCGGGTCGCGCCGTTCAAGGTCGGGCCCGACTACATCGATCCCGGCTATCACGGTCTGGCGGCGGGACGGCCCGGCCGCAACCTCGACCCGGTGCTGGTGGGCGCCGAGCGGATCGCGCCGCTGTACCGCCACGGCACGGCGGGCTGCGACCTGGCCGTGGTGGAGGGGGTGATGGGCCTGTTCGACGGCCGCATCGACGAGGGCGATCCGGCCCCGGTCGCGGAGGGCTCCACCGCCCAGGTGGCCGGGCTGCTCGGCGCGCCGGTGGTGCTGGTCGTCGATGCCCGCGGCCACAGTCAGAGCCTGGCCGCGCTGCTGCACGGCTTCGCCACCTTCGACAGCGGCGTGCGGCTCGGCGGTGTGATCCTCAACCGGGTGGGCAGCGAACGGCACGAACAGGTGCTGCGCGCGGCCTGCGCCCGCGTGGGGCTGCCCGTGCTCGGCGCGCTGCCGCGGATGGGGGCACTCGAGGTCCCGTCCCGGCACCTGGGTCTCATCCCGGCCGTGGAGCACGGTCGCGCCGCCACCGACGCCGTGGCGGCGATGACCGATCTCGTCGCCGCCCACGTGGACCTGGGCGCCGTCGCGGCCCTGGCCCGGTGCGCGGTGGCCGAGCCCGCGTGGGATCCGGCGGACGTGGTCCGCACTGCGCCGGCCGGCCACCGGGGGACCACCGATGCGCAGCCTGCCGCGGCGGACGGACCGGTGATCGCGATGGCCGGTGGAGCCGCCTTCACCTTCGGCTACGCCGAGCACCGCGAGCTGCTCGCGGCGGCAGGCGCGCGGGTGGTCGTGTTCGATCCCTTGCGTGACGAATTACCCACGGGCACAGCGGGTCTGGTGTTGCCCGGCGGGTTCCCCGAGGAGCACGCCGCGGCGCTGGCGGCCAACACCCCGTTGCTCACCGAGGTGCGGGAACGCGCCGCCGCCGGGCTGCCGATCCACGCCGAATGCGCGGGCCTGCTGTATCTCACCCGATCCTTGGACGGCCACGCGCTGGCCGGGGTGGTCGACGCCGAGGCCGAATTCGGTCCGCGCCTGACCCTCGGGTACCGCGAGGCCGTCGCGCTGGCCGATTCCCCGCTGTGGCAGGCCGGCGAACGCGTCCGCGGCCACGAATTCCACCGCACCCGCCTGACCACCGCCGTGGTCGACCGGCCCGCCTGGGGCTGGCGCGACCCCGCCGGTGCCACCGTCCGCGAAGGGCTGCTCACCCGCCGCGTGCACGCCTCGTACCTGCACACCCATCCCGCCGGAAACCCGAGCGCGACGGTCCGGTTCGTCGCGGCGGCCGCCGACCACGCCCGGATGCCGCGGTGA
- a CDS encoding cobalamin biosynthesis protein has protein sequence MTTAGAAGLSARELAVGVGCRPGTPAADIVAAVRAVLGEHRCRRLATLDRRVADSGLPDAAVQLGVPLLAYPPDRLAAVSVPNPSARVAAATGATGIAEAAARLAAAGGPLVLAKTVVGGVTVAAAACA, from the coding sequence GTGACCACCGCCGGTGCCGCCGGGCTGTCGGCGCGGGAACTCGCGGTCGGCGTCGGGTGCCGCCCCGGCACCCCCGCCGCCGACATCGTCGCGGCGGTGCGCGCCGTGCTGGGCGAGCACCGCTGCCGTCGGCTGGCCACCCTCGACCGCCGGGTGGCCGACAGCGGGTTGCCGGACGCCGCGGTACAGCTCGGTGTTCCGCTGCTGGCCTACCCACCCGACCGGCTGGCCGCCGTCTCGGTGCCGAACCCGTCGGCCCGCGTGGCCGCGGCGACCGGCGCGACCGGCATCGCCGAAGCCGCCGCGCGCCTCGCCGCGGCGGGCGGGCCGCTGGTCCTGGCCAAGACCGTGGTCGGCGGGGTCACCGTCGCGGCGGCGGCGTGCGCCTGA
- a CDS encoding DUF7064 domain-containing protein, producing the protein MSAATRVPGSAPVPLDEYPVHQTPLSLARVAGSDRNFYDRSYFNAHDRDGGTLAITGFGVYPNLGVTDAYLAVRRGDLVRSVRFSDALGDRGLDMRVGGYRIEVLEPLHRLRVVCEHDDLACDLTWTGAFPTVAEQPHLILNGARPIIDASRFAQVGAWSGTLSVEGTDITVDEQVWTGTRDRSWGIRPVGEAEPPGRAAAEPSGGFWWLYVPLRFDDFAVVVIVQENPDGYRTLNDAVRVWPDGRVEQLGWPRVDIDYRSGSRHPVGARLSMTTPDGKPLEVEIRTGTGIPLHVGCGYGGDPDWQHGQWKGRGWAEFRRYDLTDPAIVPRIPFGVTDHVAHARCGDAEGWGLFEHASIGRHDPTGFADWGAVAP; encoded by the coding sequence ATGAGCGCAGCCACGCGCGTGCCCGGCTCGGCGCCGGTACCCCTGGACGAATATCCCGTCCACCAGACCCCGCTCTCGCTGGCCCGGGTGGCCGGCAGCGACCGGAACTTCTACGACCGCAGCTATTTCAACGCCCACGACCGCGACGGCGGCACCCTGGCGATCACCGGGTTCGGGGTGTACCCCAATCTCGGCGTCACCGACGCCTACCTGGCGGTGCGGCGCGGCGACCTGGTGCGGTCGGTGCGCTTCTCCGACGCGCTGGGCGATCGTGGACTGGACATGCGGGTCGGCGGCTACCGCATCGAGGTGCTCGAACCGCTGCACCGGCTGCGGGTGGTCTGCGAGCACGACGACCTCGCCTGCGACCTCACCTGGACCGGCGCGTTCCCCACGGTGGCCGAGCAGCCGCACCTGATCCTCAACGGCGCCCGCCCGATCATCGATGCGTCCCGGTTCGCGCAGGTGGGCGCGTGGTCGGGCACGCTCAGTGTCGAGGGCACCGACATCACCGTGGACGAGCAGGTGTGGACCGGCACCCGCGACCGGTCCTGGGGCATCCGCCCGGTCGGGGAGGCCGAGCCGCCCGGACGGGCCGCCGCCGAGCCCTCCGGTGGCTTCTGGTGGCTGTACGTGCCGTTGCGGTTCGACGACTTCGCCGTGGTGGTGATCGTGCAGGAGAACCCGGACGGCTACCGCACCCTCAACGACGCGGTGCGGGTCTGGCCGGACGGACGCGTCGAGCAGCTGGGCTGGCCGCGCGTCGACATCGACTACCGGTCCGGATCGCGGCATCCGGTCGGCGCCCGGCTGTCGATGACCACACCCGACGGTAAACCGCTCGAGGTGGAGATCCGCACCGGGACCGGCATTCCCCTGCATGTCGGCTGTGGGTACGGCGGCGACCCGGACTGGCAGCACGGCCAGTGGAAGGGGCGCGGCTGGGCGGAGTTCCGTCGCTACGACCTCACCGATCCGGCGATCGTCCCCCGCATCCCGTTCGGTGTCACCGACCATGTCGCGCACGCCCGCTGCGGGGACGCGGAGGGCTGGGGGTTGTTCGAACACGCGAGCATCGGACGGCACGATCCCACCGGCTTCGCCGACTGGGGCGCGGTCGCGCCGTGA
- a CDS encoding phosphotransferase family protein, whose product MAGEADPAQRRQLTVSERDLDGLAADLSAWLHERTGADSAPVVTGLSRPQNSGMSSTSVLFDAAWQVGGRSEQGAFVARLAPDPRDFPVFHTYDLATQYHVMAGVAAATDVPVPQLYWLETDPAVLGTEFFVMRRVEGRIPTDNPPYVFLGWLFDATPEERALLATRTVETIAAVHAIPDAAARFPMLDGPGPALRRHVDWHRAWYDWALADDGYRIPIIERGFDWLEAHWPADPGPEVLSWGDARPGNIIFDGFEPVAVLDWEMAALGPREIDVAWTVFIHRFFQDIATRFDQPGLPDFLRRSDVVATYQRITGHTVRDLDFYLVYAALRHAIVMARIKRRMLHFGEDTDCADRDDYVMHRAVLAAMLDGTYEWD is encoded by the coding sequence ATGGCAGGCGAGGCAGATCCCGCGCAGCGGCGGCAGTTGACGGTCAGCGAGCGGGATCTCGACGGCCTCGCCGCCGACCTGTCGGCCTGGCTGCACGAGCGGACCGGCGCGGATTCGGCACCGGTGGTGACGGGACTCAGCAGACCGCAGAACTCCGGAATGTCGAGTACCTCGGTGCTTTTCGACGCCGCCTGGCAGGTCGGCGGGCGATCCGAGCAGGGCGCGTTCGTGGCGCGGCTGGCGCCGGACCCGCGCGACTTCCCCGTCTTCCACACCTACGACCTGGCCACCCAGTACCACGTGATGGCCGGGGTCGCCGCGGCCACCGACGTGCCGGTGCCGCAGCTGTACTGGCTCGAGACCGACCCGGCGGTGCTGGGCACCGAGTTCTTCGTGATGCGACGGGTGGAGGGCCGTATTCCCACCGACAATCCGCCCTACGTCTTCCTCGGCTGGCTCTTCGACGCCACCCCCGAGGAACGGGCGCTACTGGCCACCCGCACGGTCGAGACGATCGCCGCCGTCCACGCCATCCCCGACGCCGCCGCCAGGTTCCCGATGCTGGACGGTCCCGGCCCGGCGTTGCGCAGGCACGTGGACTGGCATCGCGCCTGGTACGACTGGGCGCTGGCCGACGACGGCTACCGCATCCCGATCATCGAGCGCGGCTTCGACTGGCTCGAGGCGCACTGGCCCGCCGATCCCGGCCCGGAAGTGCTCTCCTGGGGCGATGCCCGGCCCGGCAACATCATCTTCGACGGCTTCGAACCGGTCGCGGTGCTGGACTGGGAGATGGCCGCGCTCGGCCCCCGCGAGATCGACGTGGCCTGGACGGTGTTCATCCATCGCTTCTTCCAGGACATCGCCACCCGCTTCGACCAGCCCGGCCTGCCCGATTTCCTGCGCCGCTCCGATGTGGTCGCCACCTACCAGCGGATCACCGGCCACACCGTGCGCGACCTGGACTTCTACCTGGTCTACGCCGCGCTGCGACACGCCATCGTGATGGCCAGGATCAAGCGGCGGATGCTGCACTTCGGCGAGGACACCGACTGCGCCGACCGCGACGACTACGTCATGCACCGCGCGGTGCTGGCCGCGATGCTCGACGGCACCTACGAATGGGATTGA
- the cobA gene encoding uroporphyrinogen-III C-methyltransferase, whose protein sequence is MPNTSDTTEDQVAEPHYLVGLDLRGRRVVVVGGGTVAARRLGLLIAAGADVHVISREVTPTVEGMASSGQIRVTLRPYADGDLAEAWYAIACTDEPETNAAVVAEAERRRVFCVRADNARLGTAVTPATARYEGLTLGVLARGAHRRSAAVRTGLLEALQSGVVADDSVPVTPGVALVGGGPGDPDLITVRGRRLLARADMVVADRLAPPELLAELGPHVEVVDAAKIPYGRAMAQEAINTALVEGAQAGKFVVRLKGGDPYVFGRGYEEVQACVAAGVPVTVVPGVTSPISVPAAAGIPVTHRGVTHEFVVVSGHVAPDHPDSLVDWSALAQLRGTLVLMMAVERIEQFADALLAGGRPADTPAAVVQEGTLRTQRVLRADLGTVAARVRAEGIRPPAIIVIGPTAAFALADIGALTGSAGQ, encoded by the coding sequence GTGCCGAACACGTCAGACACCACCGAGGACCAGGTAGCCGAGCCGCATTATCTCGTCGGACTCGATCTGCGCGGCCGCCGCGTCGTCGTGGTCGGCGGCGGGACGGTCGCCGCGCGCAGGCTCGGGCTGCTCATCGCCGCGGGCGCGGACGTGCACGTCATCAGCCGGGAGGTGACACCGACCGTCGAGGGCATGGCGAGCTCCGGCCAGATCCGGGTGACGCTGCGCCCTTACGCCGACGGCGACCTCGCCGAGGCCTGGTACGCCATCGCCTGCACCGACGAACCGGAGACCAACGCCGCCGTCGTCGCCGAGGCCGAACGGCGCCGGGTGTTCTGCGTGCGCGCCGACAACGCCCGCCTCGGCACCGCCGTCACCCCCGCCACCGCCCGCTACGAGGGCCTGACCCTGGGCGTGCTGGCCCGCGGCGCGCATCGCCGCTCGGCCGCGGTCCGCACCGGGCTGCTCGAGGCGCTGCAATCCGGTGTGGTGGCCGACGATTCGGTGCCGGTCACCCCCGGCGTCGCCCTCGTCGGCGGCGGTCCCGGTGACCCGGACCTCATCACCGTGCGCGGCCGCAGGCTGCTGGCCCGCGCCGACATGGTGGTCGCCGACCGGCTCGCGCCGCCGGAACTACTCGCCGAACTCGGCCCGCACGTGGAAGTCGTGGACGCGGCGAAGATCCCCTACGGCCGGGCGATGGCGCAGGAGGCGATCAACACCGCACTCGTCGAGGGCGCCCAGGCGGGCAAGTTCGTGGTGCGACTCAAGGGCGGCGACCCGTACGTGTTCGGCCGCGGCTACGAGGAGGTGCAGGCCTGCGTGGCGGCGGGCGTGCCGGTCACCGTGGTGCCCGGCGTCACCAGCCCGATCTCGGTGCCCGCGGCGGCGGGCATCCCGGTCACCCATCGCGGCGTGACGCACGAATTCGTCGTCGTCAGCGGTCACGTCGCGCCCGATCACCCCGATTCGCTGGTGGACTGGTCCGCGCTGGCGCAGTTGCGCGGCACACTCGTGCTGATGATGGCCGTCGAACGCATCGAACAGTTCGCCGACGCGCTGCTGGCGGGCGGCCGACCGGCCGACACCCCGGCAGCGGTCGTCCAAGAGGGCACCCTGCGCACCCAGCGCGTGCTGCGCGCCGACCTCGGCACGGTCGCCGCGCGGGTGCGGGCCGAGGGGATCCGGCCGCCCGCCATCATCGTCATCGGACCGACCGCCGCCTTCGCGCTCGCGGACATCGGCGCCCTCACCGGTTCGGCCGGTCAGTAG
- a CDS encoding MFS transporter, translating into MLENPAATTQFPVTQRAFGLAILVLSGLQLMVVLDGTVVIFALPRLQDQMGLSSAGSAWIVTAYGLTFAGLMLLGGRLGDAFGRKRMLIAGVGLFTVASLLCGLAHWQAMLIAARALQGAGAAIAAPVAFALVATTFAPGKARNQAIAIVGSMVGIGSVGGLVVGGALTQLSWRWIFLINVPIGALIILGAIYCLADTGHHRVALDARGAVLGTLACAAIVFGATEGPELGWSHPAVIGALIGGAILLVVFVIAERNVDDPLLPWSLFDSRDRVTTFVLILLAGGVLGAMTYFVAQFLQNVLGYGPLQAGVASIPFTVGIGIGGALASKLAMTVAPRWLLFGAALVLAVGLLFGSTLDGEVSYLPTLLPLLIVIGFGVGVAMVVTPLCVLVGVPPSDIGPLSAVGQMFMNLGTPMAIGILTPVAVSRTLSLGGTTGKVSAMTDAQIVALGEGYTLVLAVCAGVAAVIGLIALTLRFTPEQIARAQHAQEEAQRS; encoded by the coding sequence GTGCTCGAGAACCCCGCTGCGACGACGCAGTTTCCGGTGACGCAGCGCGCCTTCGGGCTCGCCATCCTCGTGTTGAGCGGGCTGCAGCTGATGGTCGTGCTCGACGGCACGGTGGTGATCTTCGCGCTGCCGCGGCTGCAGGACCAGATGGGGCTGTCCAGCGCGGGCAGCGCCTGGATCGTCACCGCCTACGGCCTGACCTTCGCCGGGCTGATGCTGCTCGGCGGGCGCCTCGGCGACGCGTTCGGCCGCAAACGCATGCTCATCGCCGGCGTCGGGCTGTTCACGGTCGCCTCGCTGCTGTGCGGCCTCGCCCACTGGCAGGCGATGCTCATCGCGGCGCGCGCGCTGCAGGGCGCGGGCGCGGCCATCGCGGCCCCCGTCGCCTTCGCACTGGTCGCCACCACCTTCGCACCCGGTAAGGCCCGCAACCAGGCGATCGCCATCGTCGGCTCGATGGTCGGCATCGGTTCGGTGGGCGGGCTGGTGGTCGGCGGCGCGCTGACCCAGCTGTCGTGGCGCTGGATCTTCCTGATCAACGTGCCGATCGGCGCCCTGATCATCCTCGGCGCGATCTACTGCCTGGCCGACACCGGCCACCACCGGGTCGCTCTCGACGCGCGCGGCGCGGTGCTCGGCACGCTGGCCTGCGCGGCGATCGTCTTCGGCGCCACCGAGGGCCCGGAGCTGGGCTGGTCGCATCCGGCCGTGATCGGCGCGCTGATCGGCGGCGCGATCCTGCTCGTGGTCTTCGTGATCGCCGAACGCAACGTCGACGATCCGCTGCTGCCCTGGTCGCTGTTCGACAGCCGCGACAGGGTCACCACCTTCGTGCTGATCCTGCTCGCCGGCGGTGTGCTCGGCGCGATGACCTACTTCGTCGCCCAGTTCCTGCAGAACGTGCTCGGCTACGGTCCGCTGCAAGCGGGCGTGGCCTCCATCCCGTTCACCGTCGGCATCGGCATCGGCGGCGCGCTGGCCTCCAAACTGGCCATGACGGTCGCGCCGCGCTGGCTGCTGTTCGGCGCCGCGCTGGTGCTGGCCGTCGGCCTGCTGTTCGGTTCCACCCTCGACGGCGAGGTGTCCTACCTGCCGACGCTGCTGCCGCTGCTGATCGTGATCGGCTTCGGCGTCGGTGTCGCGATGGTCGTCACCCCGCTGTGCGTGCTCGTCGGCGTACCGCCCTCCGACATCGGCCCGCTCTCGGCGGTCGGCCAGATGTTCATGAACCTCGGCACCCCGATGGCGATCGGCATCCTCACCCCGGTCGCGGTCTCGCGCACGCTGTCGCTGGGCGGCACCACCGGCAAGGTCTCGGCGATGACCGACGCCCAGATCGTCGCGCTCGGCGAGGGCTACACACTGGTGCTTGCGGTGTGCGCGGGCGTGGCCGCCGTCATCGGCCTGATCGCGCTCACCCTGCGCTTCACCCCCGAACAGATCGCCAGGGCCCAGCACGCCCAGGAGGAAGCGCAGCGGAGCTGA
- a CDS encoding DUF6011 domain-containing protein produces MPRSEDRPEVRLVAHCRRCRGWLLSAKSIADGIGPTCAIRERAEHRAAAAVELTLFDFAA; encoded by the coding sequence ATGCCCAGATCTGAGGATCGTCCAGAGGTCAGACTCGTGGCACACTGCCGCCGCTGCCGGGGTTGGCTTCTGTCCGCGAAGTCGATTGCAGACGGCATTGGCCCAACCTGTGCGATCCGCGAGCGCGCCGAGCATCGCGCTGCGGCCGCAGTCGAGCTGACACTGTTCGACTTTGCTGCGTGA
- a CDS encoding TIGR02391 family protein encodes MIVGTMDAAQDPDYLRTTQDAVREFRSEFREFLALHVPNESAFGRGLVPAVTRRNDVAPERVTEVAERVAEAAGRARRAARLTGVVFAVEGSSHTIDPIAAWSSVSQPKPVLEPENVLIACGQIIGALDEMIEAAKVEQPRPAGPAGMHPTVWGAARPLWNDGHYREAVAAAAEALVDKVKTLVKRRDIAETPLWQQAFSNAPAKPGEIRLRWPGEPDDRDVKSMNDGLRQFAPGAQMTIRNSAAHSTEKMSEQDALERLGALSLLARWVDTCDRVEAPQIETGQT; translated from the coding sequence ATGATCGTGGGCACCATGGACGCAGCACAAGATCCTGACTACCTGCGCACCACCCAAGACGCGGTGCGCGAGTTCCGGAGCGAGTTTCGAGAGTTCCTCGCGTTACATGTTCCGAACGAGTCCGCATTCGGTCGCGGGCTAGTTCCCGCTGTCACGCGGCGTAATGATGTCGCTCCCGAGCGGGTGACCGAAGTCGCGGAGCGAGTCGCCGAGGCCGCAGGCCGTGCTCGGCGGGCTGCACGCCTCACCGGTGTCGTGTTCGCCGTCGAGGGCAGTTCCCACACTATCGACCCGATCGCCGCGTGGTCCTCTGTCTCTCAGCCCAAACCCGTGCTGGAACCGGAGAATGTGCTGATCGCCTGCGGACAGATCATCGGTGCGCTCGACGAGATGATCGAGGCAGCAAAGGTAGAGCAGCCGCGCCCGGCCGGTCCCGCCGGCATGCACCCCACGGTTTGGGGTGCGGCTCGACCTCTGTGGAATGACGGGCACTATCGCGAGGCAGTAGCTGCGGCTGCAGAGGCGCTGGTCGACAAGGTGAAGACCCTCGTCAAACGTCGGGACATCGCAGAAACCCCGCTGTGGCAGCAGGCGTTCTCCAACGCACCTGCCAAACCAGGAGAGATCCGTCTGCGCTGGCCGGGTGAACCTGATGACCGCGATGTTAAGTCGATGAACGACGGGCTGAGGCAATTCGCGCCCGGCGCCCAGATGACAATTCGGAACAGCGCAGCCCACTCGACGGAGAAGATGTCCGAGCAGGACGCACTCGAACGGCTCGGAGCCCTGAGCCTGCTCGCCAGATGGGTCGACACCTGTGATCGAGTCGAAGCGCCGCAGATCGAAACCGGTCAGACCTAA